The proteins below are encoded in one region of Leptotrichia sp. oral taxon 218:
- the mvk gene encoding mevalonate kinase, with protein sequence MKKGIGKAHSKIILLGEHSVVYGYPAIAVPLKNIEIECEILESKTNFCCNENDTLSVAIFTALKYLKKEKEKIKYSIKSEIPTKRGMGSSAAVSIAAVRAVFDYFNQKIETDLLEKLVNVAETTAHQNPSGLDAKTCLSEKPIKFIKNKGFSYIDINLGAYLVIADSGIYGNTREAVEKVRNLGENAKEPLKNLGELTEKFESLIKNKFETEKVKKIGQIMTNANDELKKIGVTIEKTEMLVEKALENGASGAKISGGGLGGCIIALCKSQKIAEKVKKILIENGAINIWIEKI encoded by the coding sequence ATGAAAAAAGGTATTGGAAAAGCACACAGTAAAATTATATTGCTGGGAGAACATTCTGTTGTTTATGGTTATCCTGCGATTGCAGTTCCGCTAAAAAATATTGAAATTGAATGTGAGATTTTAGAGAGCAAGACAAATTTTTGCTGTAATGAAAATGATACTCTTTCAGTTGCAATTTTTACGGCACTAAAATATTTGAAAAAAGAAAAAGAAAAAATAAAATATAGCATAAAATCAGAAATTCCCACAAAAAGAGGAATGGGTTCGTCAGCGGCAGTGAGCATTGCGGCTGTTCGAGCAGTATTTGACTATTTTAATCAAAAAATCGAAACTGATTTGCTAGAAAAATTGGTAAATGTTGCAGAAACTACAGCACATCAAAATCCAAGTGGACTGGACGCCAAAACTTGTCTGAGTGAAAAGCCAATAAAATTTATAAAAAATAAAGGATTTTCATATATTGATATAAATTTGGGAGCATATTTAGTTATTGCAGATTCGGGAATTTATGGAAATACAAGAGAAGCTGTGGAAAAAGTGAGAAATTTGGGAGAAAATGCAAAAGAGCCGTTAAAAAATTTGGGAGAACTTACAGAAAAATTTGAAAGTTTGATAAAAAATAAATTTGAAACTGAAAAAGTAAAAAAAATCGGACAAATAATGACAAATGCGAATGACGAATTGAAAAAAATAGGCGTTACAATTGAAAAAACGGAGATGCTTGTAGAAAAAGCGTTGGAAAATGGAGCAAGTGGTGCAAAAATTTCAGGTGGTGGACTGGGAGGCTGTATTATCGCACTTTGCAAGTCACAAAAAATTGCAGAAAAAGTAAAAAAAATATTGATTGAAAATGGAGCAATCAATATTTGGATTGAAAAAATTTGA
- the mvaD gene encoding diphosphomevalonate decarboxylase, whose product MSKYGSGSSARSFFGPVAAWDKDSGEIYKVKTDLKLAMIVLVLSKSKKDVSSRDGMERCVKTSTYFKEWVEQSEIDFENMKKYLQDNDFEKVGKLTEENALRMHKTTETSNPPFSYFLQQTYEAMEFVKNLREKNNEKCYFTMDAGPNVKVLCLEEDLERLAGIFSEKYEIIMSKTVEL is encoded by the coding sequence ATTTCTAAATATGGTTCGGGTTCTTCTGCCAGAAGCTTTTTTGGACCTGTCGCCGCTTGGGACAAGGATAGTGGAGAAATTTATAAAGTGAAAACTGATTTGAAATTGGCTATGATTGTTTTAGTTTTAAGCAAGAGTAAAAAAGATGTGTCAAGTCGGGATGGAATGGAGCGTTGTGTAAAAACTTCGACATATTTTAAAGAGTGGGTAGAACAATCAGAAATTGATTTTGAAAATATGAAAAAGTATTTGCAAGATAATGATTTTGAAAAAGTTGGGAAATTAACTGAAGAAAATGCACTAAGAATGCATAAGACGACTGAAACATCAAATCCGCCATTTTCATATTTTTTGCAGCAAACTTACGAAGCTATGGAATTTGTTAAAAATTTGAGAGAGAAAAATAACGAAAAATGCTATTTTACAATGGATGCTGGTCCGAATGTAAAAGTTCTTTGCTTGGAAGAAGATTTGGAGAGATTGGCAGGAATATTTTCTGAAAAATATGAAATAATTATGAGTAAAACTGTTGAATTGTAA
- the mutL gene encoding DNA mismatch repair endonuclease MutL produces the protein MGIIRILDESVSNVIAAGEVVENPASMIKEMIENSLDAKATMIKIEVFKSGVDVKISDNGIGMDKDDTLLSVERHATSKILKKEDVFNLTTYGFRGEALSSIAAVSKLTILTRTKDSSVGYKISSYGGVVRNFEEVSKNVGTEVEVRDLFYNTPARKKFLRKTSTEYSKIREIVLKEALANSDVSFSLDLDGKKILRTSGNGIENTILELFGKSVLKNLKKFEYGYLGNVEILRSTKDFLFTFVNNRYVKSLTIERAIIDGYYTKLMKGKYPFAIIFYNTDPKEIDVNVHPSKKIVKFSNDKIVYSEIKSAIDDFFYYADRENWQPNINLIKKNINLNEKKEMKDDLFSDEVPKIEENKFFSLETFDGKIQTEEKNQENQKNKRTEEYEKNKENKEETEIKKENLNKFFQNSEKFEKIEKDEEHEKKDGKNGKVEKNQEIEEIKKIFEIEKNSKIGENINYDLNKFSKKDKNKNFEIKNNETLEIKQEKNSNYKVGTFEKFEGEKVVYDILGQIFDTYILVKRNDELEIYDQHIIHERILYEELKEKFYGKKIDSTQLLIPKKMEVTSIEKEIIFENIEIFNNFGFEIDEFYENEILIRAVPVFDFRESCENVFEKLLNDLKNEVEIKDLREKIIISMSCRGAVKAGQKLSFDEMQNMVRRIHEVGKYTCPHGRPIIVKLTKNDLDKMFGRRK, from the coding sequence TTGGGAATTATAAGAATTTTGGATGAAAGTGTGTCTAATGTCATTGCGGCTGGGGAAGTTGTGGAAAATCCAGCTTCGATGATTAAAGAGATGATTGAAAATTCTTTGGATGCCAAAGCTACGATGATTAAAATCGAAGTTTTTAAGTCGGGAGTCGATGTCAAAATTAGTGATAATGGGATTGGAATGGATAAAGATGATACACTTTTATCGGTAGAGCGACATGCCACTTCTAAAATTTTGAAAAAGGAAGATGTGTTTAATTTGACGACATACGGATTTCGTGGAGAAGCACTTTCTTCGATTGCAGCTGTTTCAAAGCTGACAATTTTGACAAGGACAAAAGATAGTTCGGTTGGATATAAAATTTCAAGTTATGGCGGAGTTGTGAGAAATTTTGAAGAAGTTTCAAAAAATGTCGGAACGGAAGTGGAAGTGCGAGATTTATTTTACAACACTCCTGCAAGAAAAAAATTTTTGAGAAAAACTTCTACGGAATATTCCAAAATTAGAGAAATTGTGCTAAAAGAAGCACTTGCAAATAGCGATGTTTCATTTTCATTGGATTTGGATGGGAAAAAAATTCTTCGGACAAGTGGAAATGGAATAGAAAATACGATTTTGGAGTTGTTTGGAAAGTCAGTTTTAAAAAATTTAAAAAAATTTGAGTATGGATATTTGGGAAATGTGGAAATTTTGAGAAGTACAAAAGATTTTTTGTTCACTTTTGTGAATAATAGATATGTGAAATCGTTGACAATTGAAAGAGCAATAATAGATGGTTACTATACAAAACTTATGAAAGGAAAATATCCTTTTGCTATAATTTTTTATAATACTGACCCAAAAGAAATTGATGTCAATGTTCATCCGTCTAAAAAAATAGTCAAATTTTCCAATGATAAAATCGTTTACAGTGAAATAAAATCAGCTATAGATGACTTTTTTTACTACGCTGACAGAGAAAATTGGCAACCAAATATTAATTTGATTAAAAAAAATATAAATTTGAACGAGAAAAAAGAAATGAAAGATGATTTATTTTCTGATGAAGTTCCAAAAATTGAAGAAAACAAATTTTTTAGCCTTGAAACTTTTGATGGGAAAATTCAAACTGAAGAAAAAAATCAAGAAAATCAAAAAAATAAGCGAACAGAAGAATATGAAAAAAATAAAGAAAATAAAGAAGAAACTGAAATAAAAAAAGAAAATTTAAACAAATTTTTTCAAAATAGTGAAAAATTTGAAAAAATTGAAAAAGATGAAGAACATGAAAAAAAAGATGGAAAAAATGGAAAAGTTGAAAAAAATCAAGAAATTGAAGAAATTAAAAAAATTTTTGAAATAGAAAAAAATTCAAAAATTGGAGAAAATATAAATTATGATTTAAATAAATTTTCTAAAAAAGATAAAAATAAAAATTTTGAAATTAAAAATAATGAAACTTTGGAAATTAAACAAGAAAAAAACTCGAATTATAAAGTTGGGACATTTGAAAAATTTGAAGGAGAAAAAGTTGTCTATGATATTTTAGGACAGATTTTTGACACTTATATTTTGGTTAAAAGAAATGATGAACTTGAAATTTATGACCAGCACATAATTCATGAGAGAATTTTGTACGAAGAGTTAAAAGAAAAATTTTATGGAAAAAAAATTGATTCAACTCAGCTTTTGATTCCAAAAAAAATGGAAGTTACTTCGATTGAAAAAGAAATTATATTTGAAAATATTGAGATTTTTAACAATTTTGGTTTTGAAATTGACGAATTTTATGAAAATGAGATTTTAATTCGAGCAGTGCCAGTTTTTGACTTTAGAGAAAGTTGTGAAAATGTTTTTGAAAAATTGTTGAATGATTTGAAAAATGAAGTTGAAATAAAAGATTTAAGAGAAAAAATTATTATTTCGATGTCTTGCAGAGGTGCAGTAAAAGCTGGACAAAAGTTATCTTTTGACGAGATGCAAAATATGGTGAGAAGAATACACGAAGTTGGGAAATACACTTGTCCCCACGGTCGACCAATCATTGTAAAACTTACTAAGAATGATTTGGATAAAATGTTTGGGAGAAGAAAATAA
- a CDS encoding 23S rRNA (pseudouridine(1915)-N(3))-methyltransferase RlmH encodes MIRINIVCVGKIKEKYIKDGIEEFLKRLSKYAKLDIIELSEEDDNKGVKNAIDIETERIINIIEKKNYSYNILLDLSGKMLTSVEMAQKIEKISLTNSEINFIIGGSNGVADKLRKIVDFRLAFSNFTFPHQLMRLILVEQIYRWISINNNIKYHK; translated from the coding sequence ATGATAAGAATTAATATAGTGTGTGTTGGAAAAATTAAAGAAAAATATATAAAAGATGGAATAGAAGAATTTTTAAAAAGGTTGTCAAAATATGCAAAATTGGATATAATTGAATTGAGCGAAGAAGATGACAATAAAGGCGTAAAAAATGCCATAGATATTGAAACAGAAAGAATAATAAATATAATTGAAAAGAAAAATTATTCTTATAATATTTTGCTGGATTTATCTGGAAAGATGCTGACTTCTGTGGAAATGGCACAAAAAATTGAAAAAATTTCACTCACAAATAGTGAAATTAATTTTATAATCGGTGGCTCGAACGGAGTGGCGGATAAACTTAGAAAAATTGTTGATTTTAGATTGGCATTTTCTAATTTTACATTTCCGCATCAATTGATGCGACTTATATTAGTTGAACAAATATATAGATGGATTTCAATAAATAATAATATAAAATATCATAAATAG
- a CDS encoding DUF1934 family protein → MKIKIKSFDKFSQNYEKEFELIKVTDLDKKKEYHYSDEYGICKIVDNHDFIEIYRRGEINSKQVFKVSKHTPFIYMTKQFHAKYKIFTKKFEKETDKIMLEYDIMDNDNIINNIKLNIYFMKK, encoded by the coding sequence ATGAAAATAAAAATAAAAAGTTTCGATAAATTTTCACAAAATTATGAAAAAGAATTTGAGCTTATAAAAGTGACAGATTTGGACAAGAAAAAAGAATATCATTATAGCGATGAATATGGAATTTGTAAAATTGTTGATAATCACGATTTTATCGAGATTTATCGCCGTGGAGAAATCAATTCAAAGCAAGTGTTTAAAGTTAGTAAGCATACGCCATTTATTTATATGACAAAACAATTTCATGCAAAATATAAAATTTTTACAAAAAAATTTGAAAAAGAAACTGACAAAATAATGTTAGAATATGATATAATGGATAATGACAATATAATAAATAACATAAAATTAAATATTTATTTTATGAAAAAATAA
- the lysS gene encoding lysine--tRNA ligase, with translation MSNQKNQTPNDNGIIREKLKKVAELKELGIEPYGRNYDKVNDIAEINKYDETCDKVFKTAGRIVGFRRMGKNGFGKLQDPTGQIQYYVKKEEVGEDQYEIYKKLGLGDFLGVEGSLFRTKTGELTLRVKSFEVLSKNVRPLPEKFHGLTNVETRYRQRYVDLVMNREVMETMKKRFQVIRFFRSYLEKKGFTEVETPMMHPIAGGATARPFVTHHNALDMELFLRIAPELYLKRLLVGGFEKVFEINRSFRNEGISVKHNPEFTMMELYQAYADFNDMMDLTEDLISNLTFELHGKYEIEYEDKTINLAKPWRRVTMKEAVKESTGFDFDSISSDEEAVEKAKEFGIPLEKDKTYTKFGILNLFFEEKVEETLINPTFITEYPKEISPLSKNQKGETEWVDRFELFISGREFANAYSELNDPQDQKERFEEQVKLKEAGDDEAQGMDLDYIRALEYGMPPAGGLGIGIDRLVMLQTNSASIRDVILFPTLRKEDIDL, from the coding sequence ATGAGTAATCAAAAAAATCAAACACCAAATGACAATGGTATAATAAGAGAAAAATTAAAAAAAGTAGCAGAATTAAAAGAGTTGGGGATTGAACCTTATGGAAGAAATTACGACAAAGTAAATGATATTGCCGAAATTAATAAATATGATGAAACATGTGACAAAGTATTTAAAACAGCGGGAAGAATTGTAGGATTCAGAAGAATGGGAAAAAATGGATTTGGAAAATTGCAAGATCCAACTGGACAAATTCAATATTATGTTAAAAAAGAAGAAGTTGGAGAAGACCAATATGAAATTTATAAAAAATTGGGACTTGGAGATTTTCTTGGAGTTGAAGGATCGTTATTTAGAACTAAAACTGGAGAATTAACTTTAAGGGTAAAATCTTTTGAAGTTTTATCAAAAAATGTAAGACCACTACCAGAAAAATTCCATGGATTAACTAATGTAGAAACTCGTTACAGACAAAGATATGTTGATTTAGTAATGAATAGAGAAGTTATGGAAACTATGAAAAAAAGATTCCAAGTTATTAGATTTTTTAGAAGCTATTTAGAAAAAAAAGGATTTACGGAAGTTGAAACTCCAATGATGCACCCAATCGCAGGTGGAGCAACTGCAAGACCATTTGTTACGCACCACAATGCATTAGATATGGAATTATTCTTAAGAATCGCACCTGAATTATACTTAAAAAGATTATTAGTTGGTGGATTTGAAAAAGTATTTGAAATTAATAGAAGTTTTAGAAATGAAGGAATTTCTGTAAAACATAATCCTGAATTTACAATGATGGAATTGTACCAAGCGTACGCTGATTTTAATGATATGATGGACTTGACAGAAGACTTAATTTCTAACTTGACTTTCGAGTTACATGGAAAATATGAAATTGAATATGAAGATAAAACTATTAATTTAGCTAAACCTTGGAGAAGAGTAACAATGAAAGAAGCTGTAAAAGAATCAACTGGATTTGATTTTGATTCAATTTCAAGTGATGAAGAAGCTGTTGAAAAAGCGAAAGAATTTGGAATTCCTTTAGAAAAAGATAAAACTTATACAAAATTTGGAATTTTAAATTTATTCTTTGAAGAAAAAGTGGAAGAAACATTAATTAATCCAACATTCATAACAGAATATCCAAAAGAAATTTCTCCACTTTCAAAAAATCAAAAAGGTGAAACTGAATGGGTTGACAGATTTGAATTGTTTATTTCTGGAAGGGAATTTGCAAACGCATATTCAGAATTAAATGATCCGCAAGATCAAAAAGAAAGATTTGAAGAACAGGTTAAACTAAAAGAAGCGGGAGATGACGAAGCTCAAGGAATGGATTTAGATTATATAAGAGCGCTGGAATATGGAATGCCGCCTGCAGGAGGTCTTGGAATAGGAATAGACAGACTTGTTATGTTACAGACAAATTCTGCGTCAATTAGAGATGTTATTTTATTTCCGACTCTTAGAAAAGAAGATATTGATTTATAA
- a CDS encoding Hsp33 family molecular chaperone HslO, with product MGKKSELIRGTSKCARFFVCDTTQVVKDAQSKHGLDAIATVNFGKLLTAAAMMGKDLKVEDGVVSVEISGDGAYGKMVATANMKGHVKGYVGNSSNAKLIDKDGNFVRDEKGRIKLIGDGIMQVRKDIGLKMPFSGMVALENQDIADIVASYFLQSEQIKSVVALGVKLNEDGSVNRAGGYLIQLLPGVEDTFIDKLEDKLKQIRSITELLNGGFSLERIVELLYEDISVFEETEDVDGNHKKKYVENFEILEKSEIEYKCNCSRETFLKGLITLGKEQIDEIFKEQGKIEVECHFCGKKHQFEKKILKEHFNLK from the coding sequence ATGGGAAAAAAATCAGAATTAATAAGAGGGACAAGTAAATGTGCCAGATTTTTTGTCTGTGATACAACACAAGTTGTAAAAGATGCGCAAAGTAAGCATGGACTTGATGCGATTGCAACAGTTAATTTTGGGAAACTGCTCACTGCTGCGGCTATGATGGGAAAAGATTTGAAAGTGGAAGATGGAGTAGTTTCGGTGGAAATAAGCGGTGATGGAGCTTATGGAAAAATGGTTGCAACTGCGAATATGAAAGGCCATGTAAAAGGATATGTCGGAAATTCTTCAAATGCTAAACTTATTGACAAAGATGGAAATTTCGTGAGAGATGAAAAAGGGAGAATTAAACTTATTGGCGATGGAATAATGCAAGTTAGAAAAGATATTGGATTAAAAATGCCTTTTTCTGGAATGGTTGCGCTAGAAAATCAAGATATAGCAGACATTGTTGCAAGTTATTTTTTACAGTCGGAACAAATAAAGTCAGTTGTTGCACTTGGAGTAAAACTTAACGAAGATGGAAGCGTGAATCGTGCAGGAGGTTATTTAATTCAGCTTCTTCCTGGTGTAGAAGATACTTTTATAGATAAACTGGAAGATAAACTGAAACAAATCAGAAGTATCACAGAGTTATTAAACGGCGGATTTAGTCTTGAAAGAATAGTTGAGCTTTTGTATGAAGATATTTCGGTGTTTGAAGAAACTGAAGATGTTGATGGAAATCATAAAAAGAAGTATGTTGAAAATTTTGAAATTTTGGAAAAAAGTGAAATTGAGTATAAATGTAACTGTTCAAGAGAAACATTTTTAAAGGGTTTAATTACTTTGGGAAAAGAACAAATTGATGAAATCTTTAAAGAGCAAGGGAAAATTGAAGTGGAATGTCATTTTTGTGGGAAAAAACACCAATTTGAAAAAAAGATTTTGAAGGAGCATTTTAATTTAAAGTAA
- a CDS encoding D-alanine--D-alanine ligase translates to MSKIRVGVIRGGVSTEREISLKTGSEIVANLNRDKYEVFDIVIDKENEVFEKVKDLNLDFVYIALHGVFGEDGRIQAILQSLGVAYSGPGVMSSAVCMDKEFSKRIVAGYGVRIAKWISVRRGETANFDEIKEKLGDKVVVKPNSGGSSIGVSFVSNQEELEAGLDLVFSMDKEALIEEVLTGVEISVPVIDGKVFPTIRIEALAGDYFDFESKYAKGGAKEYVYEFSEKVQNEINKFAKDSYYGLKCEGFSRIDFMVVNEDTPYFMEVNTLPGMTAASLLPKSTASLGYNYEQTLDLLINSSIDVER, encoded by the coding sequence ATGAGTAAAATAAGAGTTGGAGTAATAAGAGGAGGAGTTTCGACAGAAAGAGAAATTTCATTGAAAACTGGAAGTGAAATTGTAGCAAATTTGAATAGGGACAAATATGAAGTGTTTGATATTGTAATTGACAAGGAAAATGAGGTTTTTGAAAAAGTGAAAGATTTAAACCTTGATTTTGTATATATCGCTCTACACGGAGTTTTCGGAGAAGATGGAAGAATACAGGCCATTTTACAAAGTCTTGGAGTGGCTTATAGTGGGCCTGGTGTAATGTCAAGTGCAGTTTGTATGGATAAGGAATTTTCTAAAAGAATTGTTGCAGGATATGGAGTTAGAATTGCAAAATGGATAAGTGTGCGTCGTGGAGAAACTGCGAATTTCGATGAAATAAAAGAAAAATTGGGAGATAAAGTTGTTGTAAAACCAAATAGTGGAGGTTCAAGCATCGGAGTAAGCTTTGTTTCTAATCAAGAAGAACTTGAAGCTGGGTTAGATTTGGTGTTTAGCATGGATAAAGAAGCTCTTATTGAAGAAGTTTTGACTGGAGTTGAAATTAGTGTTCCTGTGATTGACGGGAAAGTTTTTCCAACTATAAGAATCGAAGCACTTGCAGGAGATTATTTTGACTTTGAATCTAAATATGCAAAAGGTGGGGCAAAAGAATATGTCTATGAATTTAGTGAAAAAGTTCAAAATGAAATAAATAAATTTGCAAAAGATAGCTATTATGGATTAAAATGTGAAGGATTTTCAAGAATAGATTTTATGGTAGTAAATGAAGACACGCCTTATTTTATGGAAGTAAATACATTGCCAGGAATGACTGCTGCAAGTTTACTTCCTAAAAGTACAGCATCTCTAGGTTATAATTACGAACAGACATTGGATTTATTAATAAATTCTTCGATTGATGTAGAGAGATAA
- a CDS encoding 5'-methylthioadenosine/adenosylhomocysteine nucleosidase — MIGIIGAVDEEADEIKKEIKDIKEEVISGISFFRGKFNQKEVVFVQSGIGKVNAAITATLLIEKFDVKTVIFSGVAGSLSKDLKVGDVVAGVDVVQHDVDATAFGYKMGQIPQMKQWAFESDKNLLEKVQNISHKVVLGRILTGDQFVSKKDVKIKLGEDFSALCVDMESGAVAQVCSRLNVKFLIIRSISDSITDESDMEYNSFVKLAAKNSKEILKEII, encoded by the coding sequence ATGATTGGAATTATTGGAGCTGTCGATGAAGAAGCGGATGAAATAAAAAAAGAAATTAAAGATATAAAAGAAGAAGTGATAAGTGGAATTTCTTTTTTCCGTGGAAAATTTAATCAAAAAGAAGTCGTTTTTGTTCAGTCAGGAATCGGAAAAGTTAATGCGGCGATTACTGCGACGCTGTTAATAGAAAAATTTGATGTAAAAACTGTTATTTTTTCGGGAGTTGCAGGTTCGTTAAGTAAAGATTTGAAAGTTGGAGATGTTGTTGCGGGAGTTGATGTTGTTCAGCACGATGTCGATGCTACAGCGTTTGGCTATAAAATGGGACAGATTCCACAGATGAAACAGTGGGCTTTTGAGTCGGATAAAAATCTTTTGGAAAAAGTTCAAAATATAAGTCATAAAGTTGTGTTGGGAAGAATTTTGACAGGGGATCAGTTTGTCAGTAAAAAAGATGTGAAAATAAAACTGGGAGAAGATTTTTCGGCACTTTGTGTGGATATGGAAAGTGGTGCTGTGGCACAAGTTTGTAGCCGTTTAAATGTAAAATTCTTAATAATTCGTTCTATTTCCGATAGCATTACTGATGAATCAGATATGGAATACAATAGTTTTGTAAAATTGGCAGCAAAAAATTCAAAAGAAATTTTGAAAGAAATAATATAA
- the nadA gene encoding quinolinate synthase NadA, protein MKERIKKLQKEKDVAILAHYYVDGDVQEIADYVGDSFYLAKTATKLKNKTIIMAGVYFMGESIKILNPEKTVYMVDIYADCPMAHMITIKKIKEMREKYNDLAVVCYINSTAEIKAHCDVCITSSNALKIVSKLKEKNIFIVPDGNLASYIAKQVKNKNIILNEGYCCVHNLVHLENVKKLKEEYPNAKVLAHPECKEEILELADYIGSTSGIIAETLKEGDEFIIVTERGIRFEIYKKAPNKKLHFADTLICRSMKKNTLEKIEKILTEGGDELKVDDEIAKKALIPLERMLELAGD, encoded by the coding sequence ATGAAAGAGAGAATAAAAAAATTACAAAAAGAAAAAGATGTGGCGATTTTAGCTCATTATTATGTAGATGGAGATGTACAGGAGATTGCTGACTATGTTGGAGATTCTTTTTATTTAGCTAAGACTGCGACAAAGCTGAAAAATAAGACCATAATAATGGCAGGAGTATATTTTATGGGTGAAAGCATAAAAATTTTAAATCCAGAAAAAACAGTGTATATGGTTGATATTTATGCCGACTGCCCTATGGCACATATGATAACTATAAAAAAAATAAAAGAAATGAGAGAAAAGTACAATGATCTGGCAGTAGTATGTTATATAAATTCAACAGCTGAAATTAAAGCACATTGTGATGTCTGCATAACTTCATCCAATGCACTTAAAATTGTAAGTAAATTAAAAGAAAAAAATATCTTCATAGTTCCTGATGGAAATTTAGCCTCATATATCGCAAAACAGGTAAAAAATAAAAATATTATTTTAAATGAAGGTTATTGCTGTGTACATAATTTAGTGCATTTAGAAAATGTAAAGAAACTAAAAGAAGAATATCCTAATGCAAAAGTTTTGGCTCATCCAGAATGCAAGGAAGAAATTTTGGAACTAGCAGACTATATTGGGAGTACAAGCGGGATAATTGCTGAGACTTTAAAGGAAGGAGATGAATTTATAATTGTAACTGAAAGAGGAATTAGATTTGAAATATATAAGAAAGCTCCTAATAAAAAATTGCATTTTGCAGATACTTTGATATGCAGAAGTATGAAGAAAAACACCTTGGAAAAAATCGAAAAAATTTTGACGGAAGGTGGAGATGAACTGAAAGTTGATGATGAAATAGCTAAAAAAGCTCTAATTCCTTTGGAAAGAATGTTAGAATTGGCAGGGGATTGA
- a CDS encoding L-aspartate oxidase, whose protein sequence is MKAENYDVVIIGSGVAALICALTLDDSINICLITKKELKDSNSYLAQGGISVCRGKEDREDYIEDTLIAGHYKNDRKAVEILVDESEEAVKTLIGMGVKFTGDKKGLFYTREGGHRKFRILYCEDRTGKYIMESLIKKVLEKKNIKTIENCEFLDIVEENNTCLGIVAKNKEIFSIRSKFTVLATGGIGGIYKNTTNFSHIRGDGVAAAIRHNIELKDISYVQIHPTTFYTKDNERKFLISESVRGEGAVLLNQKLQRFTDELKPRDEVTKAILKEMKKDKSEYEWLDFSTIKLDIEKRFPNIYKQLIKKDINVLKDKVPVVPAQHYTMGGIKVNMDSKTSMKNLYAVGEVACTGVHGQNRLASNSLLESVVFGKRAARSINIENNISNYNNAAADNAFKNIEKEVFEIENKIKENKNIIEQRIKEDEFEKNR, encoded by the coding sequence ATGAAAGCTGAAAATTACGATGTAGTTATAATTGGTTCTGGAGTTGCGGCATTGATTTGTGCTTTGACATTAGATGACAGTATAAATATATGCTTAATAACGAAAAAGGAGCTTAAAGACAGTAATTCTTATCTTGCACAGGGAGGAATATCTGTTTGCAGGGGAAAAGAGGATAGAGAAGATTATATCGAAGATACTTTAATTGCAGGCCATTATAAGAATGACAGAAAGGCAGTTGAAATATTAGTTGATGAATCAGAAGAAGCTGTAAAGACTTTGATTGGAATGGGAGTAAAATTTACAGGTGATAAAAAAGGTCTTTTCTATACAAGAGAGGGAGGACACAGAAAATTTAGAATTTTATATTGTGAAGATCGAACTGGTAAATACATAATGGAAAGCCTTATAAAAAAAGTTTTGGAAAAAAAGAACATAAAAACAATAGAAAATTGTGAATTTTTAGATATAGTTGAAGAAAATAATACTTGTCTTGGTATTGTAGCCAAAAATAAAGAAATATTTTCCATAAGATCTAAATTCACAGTTTTAGCAACAGGAGGGATAGGCGGAATATATAAAAATACTACAAATTTTTCTCATATAAGAGGAGATGGAGTAGCAGCAGCTATCAGACATAATATAGAATTAAAGGATATTTCGTATGTTCAAATACATCCAACGACATTTTATACAAAAGATAATGAAAGGAAATTTTTGATTTCGGAATCAGTAAGAGGGGAAGGAGCGGTGCTTTTAAATCAGAAGTTGCAAAGATTTACAGATGAGTTAAAACCTAGGGATGAAGTCACAAAAGCAATACTGAAAGAAATGAAAAAAGATAAATCTGAATATGAATGGTTAGATTTTAGCACAATAAAATTAGATATTGAAAAAAGATTTCCAAATATTTATAAACAATTAATAAAAAAAGATATAAATGTATTGAAAGATAAAGTTCCAGTAGTTCCTGCTCAGCATTATACAATGGGAGGAATCAAGGTTAATATGGATTCAAAAACTTCAATGAAAAATTTGTATGCTGTTGGTGAAGTTGCCTGTACGGGTGTTCATGGGCAAAACAGGCTTGCAAGCAATTCATTATTAGAAAGTGTTGTGTTTGGAAAAAGAGCAGCCCGTTCGATTAATATTGAAAATAACATCTCTAATTATAATAATGCGGCAGCAGATAATGCTTTTAAAAATATTGAAAAAGAGGTTTTTGAAATAGAAAATAAAATAAAAGAAAATAAAAATATTATAGAGCAAAGGATAAAAGAAGATGAGTTTGAGAAAAATAGATAA